Part of the Muntiacus reevesi chromosome 8, mMunRee1.1, whole genome shotgun sequence genome is shown below.
tggattctttaccaactgagctatatgtGTGCCTTGTGCACAGACATACATGCATTTTGGGGAGGATCCCCAGAACCACTTGTGAATGTCAGGGTTCCCAGGAGTGTCAAGAGAGAAGACTATACTCATCAAGCAGCCAGAAGACAAGCTTTGGTCATTATAACAAAGGCTAGAGAGAGGCAGGACCTGTGTGTTTACAAGGACTCTAGGGGTCAAAGGCCGCCTGGGGGTCAAGGGCGAGGTGCCTTGACTCTAACAAGCCATCTACTCCAGGAACAGGGTCTTTTCTTCCTGCACCTCGAGATAGGACCCTCACTTGGAGAGTGGAGAAAAGACTTGGAGCTGGGCTAGAGGCacagagagaaaggcagagggcCCAGGAGATATGGGAGTGGCCAACCAGTGGGAGCCTGAATGGGAAGCATCTATGGCAACGGTTGTGGGAAACCCAGCTCACATGGCACGATCGGAGCCCACAGTGCTCAAATAAACCACGATGGAGGTGATAGTTGGAATTTTATTTAGTTGGCCTCCTGAACATGTACACATACTCAGATTTTCTGTAATAGTTGCACGTACTCAGATTTTCTGTAATAGTGGTATTAACATTCCTCTGAAGAACATTGCTAATCAgaagccataaaagaaaaaggGAGCAACTCTGActacatgaaataaaaaagatttctgCATGATTAAAAtaacccatacacacacacagaagcaaagTCATACAATAtgacaaacagaaaaatatctgaaGCTCACAGCACTTAGAACTCACAGCACTAAGTTCTGTTACAGCGCTTAGTAACAGAAAGACTCCTAGCAATCAAGGAGAATAAAGACCAACAACCCAAAAGAAAACAGGTCACAGGAAACACATAGGCATTatcagaaacaaaacacaaaaggaCCTTACATACGAAAAGAGGATCAACCTCACTCAATTTTGAAAaaaggcaaatttttaaaaatgctgaaataCCATTTTTCGTCTAAAAATAAAGCAGCTGGTGAGCCACTACATTTCTAAACACATCACTGtaaaactttggaaaataaaaatgagcccCCAAAAGCTTCCAGACAGAAAACAATACTAACTAACGAGATTCAGACTGGTGTAAGCTTCTCATTCAAAACCATAGACGAtagaagaaactggaaaaaggCTTTCAAAAATTccgaggaaaaaaaagaaactctgcaGAAATGGCTTTCACTTACCTAACACAACTCTAAAGTCCTCACTATCCAAATGTAATACCCAAGTACTGGTGGTTTTTGATCTGTTCTCCATATACTTCTTGAGACTCTTCCCATTAATTTCCAGAGTATATTCATAAGCAAAAGCACGGACAGGATCAATACTTATGGTTGCTTTGGTCTTTGCGGCTCCAACGCAGAAGGTTTCCTTGCCCACCAATTTGAACATCCATtcttttcttatctcttcctAAGTAATAAAATACGAAAgttaaaaacatacaaatgggagaaaattaaaCGTTTAACTTTGGAAATAATATAATTAAAGAGAATAAATGGCAGTGCTATTTTATTACCTCATGATACaaagattttagaaaataaaggcattttaaagttaaatattaGATGTTATAGTCTATGAATCCCACAACTATTATTAGTCTGCTTTGTATGGCAAAATGATAAAAGtcaatatataaagatataaccACTGTAAGGGAAAAGCATTGTATTCACATAGGAAGAATATACATTAGCAAAATCAAGCTTCTCTGTACACTATATTTCACAAAGTAAAATTTTTCCTACCTTCCCATCTACATACACCACTCGCTTGCCTGATGTAGTCCCATGTTCAAATTCAATTTTATGAACTCCATCACTTAAAGCAACTTCCCAAACAGCTACAAGATCTGTCATTTTTTCTAGGCTGTAAGGAGGGCTAAGGGAATAAAATTAAGCAATTATAATAGGCAAAAACAGTAACAGAATAACCAATTAATCCTTCCAAGATGAAAATATCAGATCTTGAAAAGCcctaaaattacaaaatattaaagtGATATAAGCTAAGAAAGCCTACTTACAATACATGTAACTATTATCACCCTGTTATGCATTCTTCTTTTAAGATGAAATTACTATCTATGGGTATACAGTCAGATAATTCCAAAGTCACCTTAACAGTAATAGGATTAAGAATCAATCAGTTTATCCAGGACAGTATTTTAAGCTTGGCCACAGAAAGGTCAGTAAAAAGTTTCTACTCCTCCCTCCTGTCATTTAAAAAGCACAggatttaattttatcttttcagatcCTATCACTCTAAAGCAAGAATTCTTAAAACCTTTTATACTTGAACCAATAACTAgggattcatttaaaaaaaaaaaaaaaaggttctaatGTAAAAATactaagactaaaaaaaaaaaaaaatactaagactGAGAAAAAAGTCATGGAAGAAATGTTCCATAATAGATATAAAAATGTTATGGAAGACAGTAATCTTGTCATTAttacaggaaattttttttacaggaaatcttattaaaaatataaaggattCTGTTTTGTGACATTTCTGGTACAActtaaacatgtattttatattaatgtcttaatataaaatatatatcatatacaatgcatatataacatataagtaatatttttataCTGATACAGAGTTTTAGCTTTGAGAGAAGTAACATTACAGCAGTAGTGTTCATAACTAACAGTTATTCagtacttactgtgtgccaaTCACTGTTCTAACAGCTTTACACACAGTGAGGTGGTTACTATTATTCctctatttacagatgaggaaaccaagactcagagagGCTAAAGGCTTGTCTAAGGTCACAATGATAGTAAGTGGCAGATGGGATGTAATTTTAGGAGTCTGGTCCCAGAGTCTATTCTCTTAACCACATCCTCCTCTTCATTCACTCTAATCTCCTTTGTAGGCTCTAAACCAGAAACAGTAAATAGGTTGCATATCATTTTGGAAGTAATTGCCGAGAATTTTGTGCTGAGAGGGATTTGCAGACCTCACATCCAGGTTTTATGGGAAAAGATGTCACATTAGTGGTGGCCACCTCCATGCCAGGTGTTCACCACCCTTGCTGGAAATCACGGAGAAGCAAAACTATGCATTTTGCAGTATTAAAAAATGTGTTCTCCAAAAAAGTAGCCTGGATACTCTCCTGAATGATTAAAGCCCATCTTTAAAGCTTCATAATCCAGTTTTATCACAATGCAAGACATTTACCTTTCGTCATCTTCAAAGATAGGACTGTCATCTCCAGATGCCATGGTTGGCAAAATAGTCTTTAATCCAATTAGgagccaggaaagaaaaaagcagaagtgCAgcaaggaaagattgagagcaacaAAGATGACATGTGCAAAGAGTTTTTCTAAGTTTGCAATCCATTTCTTAAAATGCATGCAGTTTCTGATGAAACAGCTTTTACATACAATAGAACTGGAATCTCTAATTGTCAGGGAAAGAAATTAAATCATGCAAGTCACCCAGTCATATTTTTCCCTGTTATGGATTTATAATTTCCTAAAACTAAGAGAATAAACTCTAGTTTATTTCAAGTATCATACCATGTCAGAGTTGCAAGAGATGTAGAGGTCCTCTGGGTCCCTTGCTTCTCAAATTGAGAAGAAGCCCCAAGGGTATGAGGCAGTAGGTCAGGGAATACAGAAAACCCCAGGATAAACAGAATGCATCCTTTGGAGGCAGCCATGTTACATGGTAGcaacaaatttaaaattcaatcttCATATTAGAATTTAGAAAGCTGTATTATGGTacaatacataatttaaaaaattttttaaagataacttcAAAGAAATGTTAAGCGTGCAGGAAGCAGCCAGGGATGTGCCAGTTTGCTTTCTAAGAGCAAACTTAATTTGCCCACTTACTCAAACCCACTTAATTTACTAGTGCCAATAATGAATTCACAAAAGTTAAATGGTTTGCTCAGGTCACCAGAAGAGTCCAAGCCAAATCCAGAGTCCAGAACACCTCTGTAATTAACTAAACAGTATCTGGGCTATAACGCTAAAAATCAGAAGCAAATGTAATACTCACATGCATAGAAAACCATCCACATTTGAAGATTTAGGATTAACAATTGTACCCGTCAAACCTATTGAATAATAAATTCAACTATTTTTTTTGCTTCCAAGACCTACTCTAGTCTAGTCTTTTCCATATAGATGTCCAAGGGTGCTCTCTCCTTGTAAAAATGGGAGATTGccaatcttttttttgtttggaaATAACCAAATGTgacaaattgctttttttttttttttttttttttttttttttttttgacaaattgCTTTTTGAAAGATATTAAAGAAGACCTTGTCACCCATAAAAGCAATCCAACAGGCAAAGAAAAGCTaaacattttagaataaaaactaaagattaaaaatacattGTACCTAAAATAAATCCCTTTTGTAATTAGCACCTtatatatttgtagatttttctaGTCTTAAAAATACCTCTTAGGATATCTCCTATGAAAGTGGAGGGTATCCTAGCACCTtatatatttgtagatttttctaGTCTTAAAAATACCTCTTAGGATATCTCCTATGAAAGTGGAGGGTATCCTAGAACAGAGGAATAGAGTAAGCTAAATAGCATAATATAACATAGGATACGTATCTTTCATAAATCAGAGTAGAGTTTGGGATATCACTCAGATTTTGCTCTACAACTTTTAGAGACTCTAGAAAGTTCAGTAATTCAACAAACTTGAAAGAACTGCCCAATTTTTCACTTTAAGTAATTTCAAACATTACCACACTAAGATAAGGTTTAGTACCATCTTAACTATATTTCATATAAAGCATAAAAGGCAACACAACAAATTAGAAGAGAGGTTAGAAATCAAGGTCACATAAAATATTCTCTCTACTATCAACAGTCATTCATACATTCAACATTTACTTAGGGAGTATCAGTTGAAGGtgttgaaaatgttttggaaatagTGGTGATGGCTGTACATCATAAATGAACTTTATGTTCATTGAAGTCACTGAACTGGACATTTTTAAATGGCAATTTTTATGTCATATATATTGatcacaacttttaaaaattaatactgttacacacaaaaaaaacccccacTGAATTGTATCCTTTagatgggtgaattttatggcatatgaattatatctcaacaaactTATTACAAAAAAAcaacctgggtgtcctgccaGTAGTGTTTCTTGGAATATGATTTCCCTTATGACCAAGAGATGATCACAGCTGTACATGTCCCAAGTTTCTACCTTACTCATTTGAATAATAAATTTACCTGTCACACAAATCTCTAAGCTATTGTCATATTCTAAATTCATGTCATAATTCTAAATTCATCTGCCAAGCTAGCAGTCATCAGTCACTCATACGCCAGGCACTAAGCTCAGAGTGAGAGGCTCTGCAGAGACAAAAGATGATTACAGCACAGCCATGGGGCTGTCCTAGGAAAGGGAAGCAGTAACGAACAGAACAGGGCTGCCCAggcggctcagaggtaaagaatctgcctgccaacgccgGAGACAggggtgcagggggtgtgggggggtgtgggtgggggtggtgctGTTCGAtaaatccccaggtcaggaagaccacctggaggaggaaatggcaacccactccagtattcttgcctggaaaatccttggacagagaagcctggcgggctaagtaTCAAAattgagtcagacacgactcagggactaaacaacaacaaagaaccagAAAAGGTCCCCAGAGAAAGAATCCTGCCAAATGGGTGGAAAGACCAGGAAAGCCTATGCTTTAAAACTTGAGAGAAAGGAATTCATCCATTGTCATTTTAAACTTATGCATACATTTAATTATCAGGACCATGAGATCAAACTGGAAAATGATCATTACAAAGAAAAATTCCCTCTATTTCAGCACACaggttttaaaattaagtaaaaagggTGGAAAAAcaaattccatttattttcactGATAAGGATAATGTCACTTATTTGAAAGCTTACATGTCTTCACGGCAAGTTTCTTGAGGTTCTAGAGACATATCCCTCAGCATAATCATTTAAAATCCCTCTCCTAGCAACTCAACATCCATGTTTCAGAGTAGGACTTTAAAACGTTTCCACTATTTATCTAAtcccagtctgaattttgctttAACTTAGATTTAATCGTACTGGGGACTGTAATGCTTTATCCAAGCTAAACCTAAGTcggttttaaaaattactaaggtATTCAGTTTCTTTTCAGCAAAGCTCTAGGTAAGGCCAGCTATTGCACAAGGCACGTCAAACTTAAACGAAGAGGTGTTGACGGGCCCGCAGGATCAGCACTGGGACCTCCAGCAAAGTCTGTCAGTTAGCTCTCTGAGCCAGGTGTTCCCAAATGTGAGGCACAGAAAACGCGAATAACTTTTCCAAGGAGCATTTTGCAATGAGTACCGCAGGCCTcgctacaaaattaaaaaaaaaaaaaaaaaaacccagagggaACAGTGCTCAACGAATCGTTTTTGGTGAAAACCACCCGTATGTTCACCATCGTGGAGATAATCCGTGGAGTGAATCACAGTCCTGTCACTCAGCAAGCGTCCGGCCCTGGTCAGGCGCGGAAAACCTGGCACCGAAGCACCCGCTCGCGGCCAATAAAAAGGATGGAGACAGACCTCAGCGCGCAGACGCGCGGGGTGTACTGGTAAGACAAAGAAGCCAGGCTGCAGCACTCAGATCCGGGCTCTGCAAAAATACAGCCGGCTCATCTTTGCAGGGAAAAGGGGACTGGAAGGAAAGACGCCTTAATGCTAACCCGGTGCTCCGCGGCAGCGAAGGTTCGCTCCTGCGCTTCCTTCCCTGTGACGTCGGCTCCACTTTCCCGACTGCGACAAATAATGAACTTACAGTCGGGCAGAGGCCGGAGCCGCGGGTTCCAGGGCCTGGCCGGGCAGGAGCAAACCGCCGCCCCGCCGGGTCTCCGCCCCGCCAGCGGCCGGGTCTCCGCGAGACGCCCGGAGCGCCCTTCCCCCTCCCGCGCGGGCCCAGGCCTCGCCGCGGGGTCGCACCGCCGCCGGGACACCGCCCACTGCCCAGCACGCCCGCCGCCGGCGTCGCCGCCGCCGGGAGAGGGCGGCCGCCCGCACCGCGGCGGGGGCTTCCGGGCCGGCCGGGCCGCCCCACCTGGGCCGCGAGGCTCACCTGGGCGCCGTGGGGCTCTGGGGGCTCTGGGCCCAGAGACCGGTGGGTTCCGCCGACTTAGGCCCTTCGCCGAGAACCAGACGCAGCTTCCGCAGCAGCGAGAGCTCCGAGCGCGCCGACTCTGTCGCGCTTCAGGTCCCCGAGGTGCCCAGCGCCAACCGCCGCCCGCCCCTCGCCGGCGCGGCGACCCAACCCCCGCCGCTGTCCGCGCGGCCGGCTTTGCGCTGAGACGCCTCCGTAAGAACCCGCTGACAGCGGGCGCTGGCTGGACGCTGGAGCCAACCGGGTGGGCAAAACCAGACCTTGCCTGCTCTGAAGCACGGGGCAGGTAAATCCGATCAAGGCATTGTCTCCTTGAAGCTCTGTAAAGCTGCTGATTACTCCTAGAAAGATCAAAACTCGTTAGGATGGGCACGAGGCCCCATGTATGATGTTGCCCCGGTCTCCCCTGGCTTCGTTTAGATAGATCCTCAAATGATGTGAAGTCCTTCAGCCCAGGGCCTCTGCAGATGCTCTTTTCTTTGCCTGGACGCTCTTCCCTGCCTCTTCCCTTAGTTAACCTCCATTGCGATTGAGATTGTTCTTCAAATGTCATTTCTTAAGAAAAACTATCCTAAGACTTGCAACACCTGGAATTCTCAGTTCTGTTCAAGTTGGTGCAAGTATTCGTGTAATTTTTGTTGAATGTACATCATAATAGGGTTTCCCCAGGGGTTCAGCggtcaagaatctgccagcaatgagggagacctgggttgggcagatcccctggaggaagcaccacaacccacgccagtattctttcctggagaatcccatggacagaggagcctggcgggctacagtccatggggtcgcaaagagtcggacacgactaaagcgactgagcGCGGCTCCCTGGCAGCTTAATGCTAGGCTGAGGTCTGTGGAGTCAAGGACCATGGCCGCTTGGTTCTCACTGTAGCAGCTCCCACGTCTGCACAGTGCAGGCTCCTACTATGCTCTGGTAAGTGTTGTTGATTGAATGAAGAGTAGACCTGAGTAATGTTTCAGGTGGCCTTGATTTTCATTAAGGAAGAGACAGCAATCTCTGCAGAGGAGAGGATGGTTGAGTGAGCCATCTGAAAAGAGCAGTGAGTGGTCCCTGGGGAAAATGGATTCAGCAgcaaaataaacatgtgaaaGGGTTCTCTGGGGGCTCTGAAGATTTGAGGGCAAAGGGACATGCAGGTCCCAGTTTCTTCCCTCAGCTTGATGTTAATGTAAAGAAGGATTGTTTCACCTATGGGATTGGTAGTGAGGATGCTGAGCAAGTATGTGAGAGAACAGCAGTTGAGAAACAATAAAGAACAATCTGTTGATTCGGTTAACTAGTCTGCAAAGTAAGGGACTGAATTCCCAAGGAAATTATGTTACAGGGATTTTGCTTAGCACTGATTTTTTGTTTGCTACCCTGTATTGAAAGCTCCCTGGAGACAAAGACTTTTCATATTTGCATCTTCTTCTGCACTGGTGTCTTGAATAGagacttttcaataaatgatgattGAAAGAATGAATCAGGGAGATAGGGGAGAAGGCAAAAGGCCCAGAGTGGAAATTTCCAGAAATAGATGAAGATGCATCCCTAATTCCTTTTTCTTGTCCTTAGATCTCCTGAGAAACAGTTGTGAATTGTCGGGTTAGGGCCAGGAAACCCTGGTTGAGCAGTAGCTCAAAAATATTGTTTAATGAAGGATCATATTTTCTTGTAAAACTTTGGGAATCAGAATATCTTTTACAAGACCAATAAGGTATAGTTTATTGACTGCTTGCTTTGTGCCTTGTATATAATTGCCTGTAGTTCTCACAACAGTCCAGTAGTTATTCCCATCTTACATAGACTCAAAGGCCTACAGAAGTCGCAGGGCCAGCACATGAAGCCAGCCTGTAGAATTTTCAAAGGTCAGGGGGTactcttctgcccccttctgatgcctatgtcagaagctttctctatctcccttatactttaataaaactttattacacaaaagctctgagtgatccagcctcgtctctgaccccggattgaattcgtctcctccggaagtcaagaatcccgcgtcttatcgttcagcaacaacctttcatcttgggggctctccgggatccttcaggacaagatgggcctgataatccatgtgagcctacttctactgactccagaaatcctgagtctgccgtttgatcctcaagacaatgccttcctgtcctgggctcactcctatgctgcattccacaatcagtCTAAttgctgggtctgcggagcactcccctcttcatcagtggaaggcttcccgtggtggacatctccacttcaaggaaagaactttctccaagtctgcaaataccttcaacaatcgcatgtgatgcctcttcttaaactgatgacatcgaccaaccttaagatggactgatgtaactatggacataatgtgacttttcattttgattttaacttggtttaatgactattttgccttacatctgtaactgtataatggggttttctaaccgtctaaaagcttttaatttacaaatagttgtccgagctcctatgagtgccacagcctcctccaactattacttggagcccctggatcagacatcctcactatgaggattaggagaatatgttgcctcaccaatttagggacaacaccccttgtcagctcggaagcagttatggaatgagaacgacgccccttttacctaggcaacataattctcctaaaagaaaaagggggagtgagagagtcatttcctaggcaggttgataagaagtctagggatccccaaggagagagaggtctgggatattcaaggaggaagaaaggacaaactttttactttttctcctctacattccttaggattatataacagtaatgtatcctgcctgaggacaatctctggattaaaccctctggccaactctgttatcttaaaacataaattatgggagtaggtctggtctttacaaggatgtatcctgcctgaggacagtctttggataaaaccttctggccaactctgttatcttaaaatgtaaattatgggagtgggtctggtgaggtctttgcaacctccagacattctttggattcactggagagtatataactccattgctaacactagcaaaggggtactcttttgcccccttctgatgcctatgtcagaagctttctctatctcctttatactttaataaaactttattacacacacacacacacacaaagaattttCAAAGGTCATATTATCAGAGTCTGCTGTTAGAAAAGTATTGTGCTTGAATATAGATCCTGTCTTAGGGGTCTGGGGAGCCCCTCTGCCTAAGGGCCCCAGAGTGCAGAGGGGTTCAGCCCACTCACGAAGTGCATTCAAGTCTGTCCCCTAAATAG
Proteins encoded:
- the FAIM gene encoding fas apoptotic inhibitory molecule 1, translating into MTDLVAVWEVALSDGVHKIEFEHGTTSGKRVVYVDGKEEIRKEWMFKLVGKETFCVGAAKTKATISIDPVRAFAYEYTLEINGKSLKKYMENRSKTTSTWVLHLDSEDFRVVLEKDTMDVWCNGKKMETAGEFVDDGTETHFNIGNHDCYIKAVSSGKRKEGIIHSLIVDNREIPEILK